Proteins encoded together in one Bacteroides ovatus window:
- a CDS encoding sulfatase: MNKLLVSASVALGATSLSFAQQTEKPNFLLFIADDCSHYDLGCYGSVDSKTPNIDHFATQGVRFTQAYQAVPMSSPTRHNLYTGVWPVRSGAYPNHTCANEGTLSVVHHLQPLGYKVALIGKSHIAPKSVFPFDLYVPPLKGGDLNFEAIQKFISDCKAKGEPFCLFVASNQPHTPWNKGDASQFNADKLTLPPMYVDIPQTRELFTHYLAEINYMDQEFGNVLSILDKEKMTDKSVVVYLSEQGNSLPFAKWTCYDAGVHSACIVRWPGVVKPGSVSDALVEYVDIVPTFVDIIGGKPQAKVDGESFKPVLTGKKKAHKKYSFSLQTTRGINAGSPYYGIRSAYDGRYRYIVNLTPEATFQNVETKSPLFKEWQSLAETDAHAKAMTTKYQHRPAIELYDVKNDPYCMKNLAEDAKQASTISRLDKELKRWMKDCGDEGQPTEMRAFEHMPGKRK, from the coding sequence ATGAATAAATTACTAGTAAGTGCATCCGTAGCCTTGGGAGCTACTAGCCTGTCTTTTGCCCAGCAAACGGAAAAACCGAACTTTCTGTTGTTCATAGCTGACGACTGTTCTCATTATGATCTGGGCTGTTATGGCAGTGTTGATTCGAAGACTCCGAATATCGACCACTTTGCCACACAGGGAGTACGTTTCACACAAGCCTATCAGGCTGTTCCGATGTCATCGCCTACCCGCCATAATCTATATACAGGTGTATGGCCTGTACGCAGCGGAGCTTACCCTAATCACACTTGTGCCAATGAAGGAACATTGAGCGTTGTACATCATCTGCAACCGTTGGGTTATAAAGTCGCGTTGATCGGGAAATCGCATATTGCCCCGAAATCAGTATTTCCTTTCGACCTTTATGTACCTCCTTTGAAAGGTGGGGACTTGAATTTTGAAGCAATTCAGAAATTTATTTCCGATTGCAAGGCGAAAGGCGAACCTTTCTGTCTGTTTGTAGCCTCCAATCAACCGCATACTCCTTGGAATAAAGGCGATGCCTCTCAATTTAATGCGGACAAACTGACACTGCCTCCTATGTATGTAGATATTCCCCAGACACGTGAGTTGTTTACCCATTATCTGGCAGAGATCAATTATATGGATCAGGAATTCGGCAATGTCCTTTCTATTTTAGATAAGGAAAAGATGACGGATAAATCAGTTGTCGTATATTTGAGCGAACAAGGCAACAGCCTGCCTTTTGCCAAATGGACTTGTTATGATGCGGGGGTACACTCTGCCTGTATCGTTCGTTGGCCGGGAGTGGTTAAGCCGGGAAGCGTAAGTGACGCGTTGGTAGAATACGTAGATATTGTCCCTACTTTTGTCGATATAATAGGAGGAAAGCCGCAGGCGAAAGTGGATGGCGAAAGCTTTAAACCGGTATTGACAGGCAAGAAGAAAGCACACAAGAAATATTCTTTCTCCCTTCAGACCACGAGAGGCATCAATGCCGGATCGCCTTATTATGGCATCCGTTCGGCATACGACGGCCGATACAGATATATTGTCAATCTCACCCCGGAAGCTACTTTCCAGAATGTTGAAACAAAATCTCCTTTGTTTAAAGAGTGGCAAAGTCTGGCAGAAACGGATGCTCATGCAAAAGCGATGACCACTAAATACCAGCATCGCCCTGCTATCGAATTGTATGATGTGAAGAACGACCCGTATTGTATGAAGAATCTGGCGGAGGACGCGAAACAAGCTTCTACCATCAGCCGCTTGGATAAAGAGTTGAAACGCTGGATGAAGGATTGTGGAGACGAAGGACAACCTACCGAGATGCGTGCCTTCGAACACATGCCTGGAAAGAGAAAATAA
- a CDS encoding arylsulfatase B, producing the protein MKKEFFGLLCGCTLLPAFLHAQTERPNIVIVLADDLGWGDVGFHGSEIKTPCLDALVGEGVELERFYTSPISTPTRAGLMTGRYPNRFGVRSAVIPPWREDGLDENEETMADMLARNGYKNRAIIGKWHLGHTKKVHYPMNRGFSHFYGHLNGAIDYFDLTREGELDWHNDWETCHDKGYSTELITKEAIRCIDAYEKEGPFMLYVAYNAPHTPLQAQEKDIKLYTNNFDSLTPKEQKKATYSAMVSCMDRGIGAIVDALKKKGIMDNTFFIFFSDNGTAGVPGSSSGPLRGHKFDEWDGGVHAPAVLYWKKAEKQYKNLSSQVTGFVDLVPTLKDLVGDHSRPKREYDGISILPVLNGKKTCIDRDFYLGHGAVVNKDYKLIRKGMKPRLDLKQDFLVDYKTDPYEKKNASAGNEKIVKALYEVALKYDTITPCIPEVPYGKGRDGFKAPKEWKVVR; encoded by the coding sequence ATGAAAAAAGAATTTTTTGGTTTGCTTTGTGGATGTACTCTGCTTCCGGCATTTCTTCATGCGCAGACAGAGCGTCCTAATATTGTGATTGTATTGGCCGACGATTTGGGTTGGGGTGATGTAGGATTTCATGGTAGTGAAATCAAGACTCCCTGTTTGGATGCTCTGGTAGGCGAAGGAGTGGAACTCGAACGCTTTTACACTTCTCCCATCAGTACGCCTACCCGTGCGGGACTGATGACGGGACGTTACCCGAATCGGTTTGGTGTCCGTTCGGCTGTTATTCCGCCCTGGCGTGAGGACGGACTAGATGAGAATGAAGAAACGATGGCCGATATGCTGGCACGTAACGGATATAAGAACAGAGCTATTATTGGTAAATGGCATTTGGGGCATACCAAGAAAGTGCATTATCCGATGAATAGGGGCTTTTCGCATTTCTATGGTCATCTGAACGGTGCGATAGATTATTTCGACCTGACGCGTGAAGGTGAACTGGACTGGCACAACGACTGGGAAACCTGCCACGACAAAGGATATTCTACCGAATTGATAACCAAAGAAGCCATCCGCTGTATCGATGCATACGAGAAAGAAGGTCCGTTTATGTTGTATGTGGCCTATAATGCACCTCATACACCTTTGCAGGCACAGGAAAAAGATATAAAACTCTATACTAACAATTTCGACAGCCTGACACCGAAAGAACAGAAAAAAGCGACTTACAGTGCAATGGTTTCTTGTATGGACAGGGGAATCGGTGCTATTGTAGATGCCTTGAAGAAGAAAGGAATTATGGACAACACTTTCTTTATCTTCTTTAGTGATAACGGCACTGCCGGTGTTCCGGGATCTTCATCAGGACCTTTGCGTGGACATAAATTCGACGAGTGGGATGGAGGCGTACATGCACCTGCTGTTCTTTATTGGAAGAAGGCAGAGAAACAATATAAGAACTTGAGTTCACAGGTGACAGGTTTTGTTGATCTTGTTCCCACATTGAAAGATTTGGTAGGAGATCACAGCCGTCCGAAACGTGAATATGACGGCATCAGCATCCTCCCTGTATTAAACGGTAAAAAGACCTGTATCGACCGCGATTTTTATCTGGGACACGGAGCAGTAGTCAATAAAGACTATAAACTGATTAGAAAAGGTATGAAACCGAGACTGGATTTGAAACAGGACTTTCTGGTTGATTATAAAACAGATCCTTACGAAAAGAAAAATGCCAGCGCAGGAAACGAGAAAATTGTGAAAGCTTTGTATGAGGTTGCCCTGAAATATGACACGATCACTCCTTGTATACCGGAAGTACCTTACGGTAAAGGTCGTGACGGATTCAAAGCTCCTAAAGAATGGAAAGTAGTACGTTGA
- a CDS encoding sulfatase has product MEKSMISLCLLGGLAIGNGFAQTPSKPNILLIIADDCSYYDIGCFGAVNNKTPHIDALARQGIKFNSAYNSVSMSTPTRHCVYTGMYPMHHGGYANHSSVNADVKSLPTYLGNLGYRVGLAGKWHIKPLANFPFEDVPGFPKGCTSPNTDYHTKGIEKFMERDASQPFCLVLASINSHAPWTGGDASIFDRKKLQLPPQFIDTEVTREYYARYLAEVGLLDQQVGDAMQILKEKNLLQNTLVIFISEQGTQFAGAKWTNWSAGVKSAMVASWPGVIKPGTETSAIVQYEDLLPTFIDVAGGKVPDVIDGKSLVDVFQGKTKTHHKYAYHVHNNVPEGPAYPIRSISDGRYRLIWNLTPEETYVEKHIEKAEWYLSWKAQDTDQAHKIMNRYKNRPEFELYDIKKDPFEMNNLADVKKYSKKKAELTMELQKWMKQQNDTGADKDRPRAPKNKQKKAANV; this is encoded by the coding sequence ATGGAAAAATCAATGATTAGTTTATGCCTCCTAGGCGGATTGGCGATAGGAAACGGGTTTGCCCAAACTCCTTCGAAGCCTAATATATTATTAATCATAGCCGATGACTGCTCCTATTACGATATAGGCTGTTTCGGAGCAGTCAACAACAAGACTCCCCATATAGATGCATTGGCTCGACAGGGGATAAAGTTCAACAGTGCGTATAATTCTGTTTCGATGAGTACGCCTACCCGGCATTGTGTTTATACAGGTATGTATCCGATGCATCATGGCGGTTACGCCAACCATAGCTCGGTCAATGCCGATGTAAAATCTCTTCCCACTTATCTGGGAAATCTGGGTTATCGGGTTGGATTGGCCGGGAAGTGGCATATCAAACCTTTGGCTAACTTCCCGTTCGAAGATGTACCGGGATTCCCCAAAGGATGTACAAGCCCAAACACTGATTATCATACCAAAGGTATCGAGAAGTTTATGGAACGTGATGCTTCCCAACCTTTCTGCCTTGTCTTGGCTTCTATTAATTCGCACGCTCCCTGGACAGGTGGTGACGCTTCCATCTTCGATCGGAAGAAACTTCAGTTGCCGCCACAGTTTATCGACACGGAAGTGACGCGTGAATACTATGCCAGATATTTGGCGGAAGTCGGCTTGCTCGATCAGCAGGTGGGTGACGCTATGCAGATTCTGAAAGAAAAGAATCTGCTGCAGAACACTCTTGTCATTTTCATATCCGAGCAGGGTACGCAATTTGCCGGAGCCAAATGGACCAATTGGAGTGCCGGTGTCAAGTCGGCGATGGTGGCTTCCTGGCCGGGTGTCATTAAACCCGGTACGGAGACTTCCGCTATTGTGCAATATGAAGACCTTCTTCCTACATTTATCGATGTTGCAGGCGGAAAGGTGCCTGACGTAATAGATGGAAAGAGTCTGGTAGATGTATTTCAAGGGAAAACAAAGACACACCATAAGTATGCTTATCATGTTCACAACAATGTTCCGGAAGGTCCGGCATATCCAATCCGTTCTATTTCAGACGGACGCTATCGTCTAATCTGGAACTTGACTCCGGAGGAAACATACGTAGAAAAGCATATTGAAAAGGCAGAATGGTATCTCTCGTGGAAAGCACAGGACACGGATCAGGCACATAAAATCATGAATCGCTATAAGAATCGTCCCGAGTTCGAACTATATGATATCAAGAAAGATCCGTTCGAAATGAATAATCTGGCGGATGTGAAGAAATATAGTAAGAAGAAGGCAGAACTGACGATGGAACTGCAAAAATGGATGAAACAGCAAAATGATACCGGAGCTGATAAAGACCGGCCGCGTGCTCCTAAGAATAAGCAGAAGAAAGCAGCCAATGTATAA
- a CDS encoding sulfatase-like hydrolase/transferase has translation MNKLITISSALLTVAAVKAQTPNIVFILADDLGYGDISAFNPESKIHTPNIDKLAEHGIAFTDAHASSALSTPSRYSLLTGRYPWRTKLKRGGLDGDSPAMIDPERRTIAQMFSANGYNTACIGKWHLGWDWGYTNNGRSMKDIDFSLPIKNGPTDRGFDYYFGIPASLDISPYVYVENNKATSIPDHVIEPQKKNLALLMHGGMAGADFKPEECFPNIIRHSLNYINEQKDSKKPFFLYLPITAPHTPILPSKEFQGKTSIGPYGDFVVMIDDMVRQIVKTLKKNKQLDNTIIVFASDNGCASYIGVKDMEKKGHFPSYIYRGYKSDIYEGGHRIPLIVSWKGKYGKETNNSLVSLIDFYATFAQMLNHNLETEEAVDSYSMWPILSKKGASARKDLVHEAGEGYLSLRTSQLKLVFYGGSGGSSYPLKPSDVAKFPPMQLFDIVKDPSEKENIIGDKRYENEVKEMKRAMKQYVENGRSTPGEKVSNDTKNSWNQVKIFMQEE, from the coding sequence ATGAATAAACTAATCACAATCTCCTCTGCACTTCTTACAGTTGCTGCTGTAAAAGCGCAAACGCCCAATATCGTATTTATATTGGCGGATGATTTGGGTTATGGAGACATCTCGGCCTTCAATCCCGAATCTAAAATCCATACTCCTAACATTGACAAACTGGCCGAGCACGGGATTGCCTTTACGGATGCCCATGCTTCTTCCGCTTTATCCACTCCTTCCAGATATTCTCTTCTGACTGGAAGGTATCCGTGGCGAACCAAGCTGAAACGAGGTGGTCTTGATGGCGATTCGCCTGCAATGATTGATCCTGAACGTCGCACAATCGCGCAAATGTTTTCAGCGAATGGCTATAATACCGCTTGTATCGGTAAATGGCACTTAGGCTGGGACTGGGGATATACGAACAATGGCAGAAGCATGAAAGATATAGATTTCTCGCTTCCGATCAAGAACGGACCCACCGACAGGGGATTTGATTACTATTTCGGCATACCGGCGTCATTGGATATTTCTCCCTATGTTTATGTGGAAAATAACAAAGCAACCTCTATCCCCGATCATGTGATAGAACCCCAGAAAAAGAATCTGGCATTACTGATGCACGGAGGAATGGCAGGAGCCGATTTCAAGCCGGAAGAATGTTTTCCCAACATCATTCGTCATAGCCTGAACTATATCAATGAGCAGAAAGACAGCAAGAAACCATTCTTTTTATATTTGCCTATTACTGCTCCTCACACCCCTATATTGCCTTCGAAAGAGTTTCAGGGCAAAACCAGTATCGGTCCTTATGGCGATTTCGTAGTCATGATAGACGACATGGTGCGCCAAATCGTAAAAACATTGAAGAAGAACAAGCAACTGGATAATACCATCATTGTCTTTGCTTCGGATAATGGGTGTGCCAGTTATATCGGCGTGAAAGATATGGAAAAGAAAGGACATTTTCCTAGTTACATCTACAGAGGCTACAAAAGCGATATTTACGAAGGCGGACACAGAATTCCCCTTATTGTCTCCTGGAAAGGAAAATATGGGAAAGAGACAAACAACTCTTTAGTTTCATTGATAGACTTTTATGCCACTTTTGCTCAAATGCTTAACCACAATTTGGAGACAGAAGAAGCTGTTGACAGTTACAGTATGTGGCCGATATTGAGTAAGAAAGGTGCTTCTGCGCGTAAGGACTTGGTGCACGAAGCGGGAGAGGGGTATTTGTCTTTGCGTACTTCCCAACTGAAATTGGTATTCTACGGAGGTTCGGGTGGCTCTTCCTATCCTCTCAAACCTTCTGATGTGGCGAAGTTCCCTCCGATGCAATTGTTTGATATCGTGAAAGATCCTTCGGAAAAAGAAAACATTATCGGTGATAAGCGTTACGAAAATGAGGTGAAAGAAATGAAACGGGCTATGAAGCAATATGTAGAGAATGGCCGTTCTACTCCTGGTGAAAAAGTATCGAATGATACGAAGAATAGTTGGAATCAGGTAAAGATCTTCATGCAGGAAGAATAA
- a CDS encoding glycoside hydrolase family 2 protein, with amino-acid sequence MKKNFLTMLLALALCGSTFAQWKPAGDKIKTSWGEQLDPKNVLPEYPRPIMERNDWKNLNGLWKYAITPKGTPAPAAYQGDILVPFAVESSLSGVGKMINEKEELWYQRTFDVPSNWRGKQILLHFGAVDWKAEVWVNDVKVGEHTGGFTPFYFDITSVLNKGNNDLVVKVWDPSDRGEQPRGKQIANPHGIWYTPVTGIWQTVWLEPVATQYITNLKTTPDIDNNSVKVEVAANTTSADKVEVKVFDGKNLVAKGAALNGVPVELAMPANAKLWSPDSPFLYNMEVTLYKDGKAIDQVKSYTAMRKYSIRKGQNGITRLQLNNKDYFQFGPLDQGWWPDGLYTAPTDEALVYDLKKTKDFGYNMVRKHVKVEPARWYTHCDQLGLIVWQDMPNGGPSPQWQARNYFNGTEVIRSAASEANYRKEWKEIIDCLYSYPSIAVWVPFNEAWGQFKTPEIVAWTKEYDPSRLVNPASGGNHYTCGDILDLHHYPGPNMFLYDPRRATVLGEYGGIGLVVEGNTWVNDKKNWGYVKFNTSDEVTNEYIKYGRHLLELIRKGFSAAVYTQTTDVEGEINGLMTYDRKVIKMNEAKVREINQQICNSLNK; translated from the coding sequence ATGAAAAAGAATTTTCTAACAATGCTGCTTGCATTGGCTTTATGCGGTTCGACTTTTGCTCAATGGAAACCTGCCGGTGACAAAATCAAAACATCGTGGGGAGAACAGCTTGACCCTAAAAACGTATTGCCGGAATATCCGCGTCCTATCATGGAGCGCAACGACTGGAAAAACCTGAACGGGCTTTGGAAATATGCAATCACTCCCAAAGGTACTCCTGCACCTGCCGCTTACCAGGGTGATATTCTTGTTCCTTTTGCCGTAGAATCGTCTTTATCAGGCGTAGGCAAAATGATAAACGAAAAAGAAGAACTGTGGTACCAACGCACTTTCGACGTTCCTTCCAACTGGCGTGGTAAACAAATCCTGTTGCACTTCGGAGCAGTAGACTGGAAAGCAGAAGTTTGGGTGAATGATGTAAAAGTAGGCGAACACACAGGCGGATTTACTCCTTTCTATTTCGATATTACTTCTGTACTTAATAAAGGAAATAATGACCTGGTGGTAAAAGTATGGGACCCTTCAGATCGTGGCGAACAACCCAGAGGAAAGCAAATAGCAAACCCTCATGGCATTTGGTACACACCGGTTACAGGTATCTGGCAAACAGTGTGGTTGGAACCGGTTGCAACACAATACATCACTAATCTGAAAACGACTCCTGATATTGACAATAATTCTGTTAAGGTAGAAGTTGCTGCCAATACGACCTCCGCAGACAAAGTGGAAGTAAAAGTATTCGATGGCAAGAATCTTGTAGCCAAAGGTGCAGCGTTGAACGGAGTACCCGTTGAACTGGCAATGCCTGCTAATGCTAAACTGTGGTCTCCGGACTCTCCTTTCCTCTACAATATGGAAGTGACTCTGTATAAAGACGGAAAAGCAATAGACCAGGTAAAGAGTTATACGGCTATGCGTAAATATTCTATCCGCAAGGGTCAGAATGGCATCACTCGCCTGCAATTGAACAACAAAGACTATTTCCAGTTCGGTCCGCTCGACCAGGGATGGTGGCCTGACGGTTTGTATACTGCACCAACAGATGAAGCATTGGTTTATGACTTGAAGAAGACGAAAGACTTCGGCTACAACATGGTACGTAAGCACGTCAAAGTAGAACCTGCACGCTGGTACACTCATTGCGACCAATTAGGATTGATCGTATGGCAGGATATGCCGAACGGTGGTCCTAGTCCACAGTGGCAGGCACGCAATTATTTCAACGGTACGGAAGTGATTCGTTCCGCTGCTTCGGAAGCTAACTACCGCAAAGAGTGGAAAGAAATCATCGACTGTCTGTATTCCTATCCGAGTATCGCCGTATGGGTTCCTTTCAATGAAGCATGGGGACAATTCAAGACTCCGGAAATCGTAGCATGGACCAAAGAATACGATCCTAGCCGCCTGGTGAATCCTGCCAGTGGTGGTAATCACTATACTTGTGGCGATATTCTCGACCTTCACCACTATCCGGGTCCGAACATGTTCCTTTACGATCCGAGACGCGCTACCGTATTGGGTGAATATGGAGGTATCGGCTTGGTAGTAGAAGGAAACACTTGGGTGAATGACAAGAAAAACTGGGGTTATGTGAAGTTCAATACATCGGACGAAGTAACGAACGAATACATTAAATATGGCAGACATCTGTTGGAATTAATCCGGAAAGGCTTCTCTGCTGCCGTATATACCCAGACAACAGACGTAGAAGGTGAAATCAACGGTCTGATGACTTATGACCGTAAAGTTATCAAGATGAATGAAGCTAAAGTCAGAGAAATCAACCAACAGATTTGTAACTCTCTGAATAAATAA
- a CDS encoding family 43 glycosylhydrolase, whose protein sequence is MKSKLLLLAVLLIIICASCQPKKKTEPEKEAVTGATYTNPLRERGAEPWAVFYEGKYYYTQGSESRIMLWETSDITNLNDSLRKPVWIPTDPSNSHHLWAPEMHRINNKWYIYFAADDGNMDNHQIYVIENEADIPTEGKFVMKGRIPTDKDNNWAIHASTFEHNGQRYMIWCGWQKRRIDSETQCIYIASMENPWTLSSDRVLISKPEYEWECQWVNPDGSKTAYPIHVNEAPHFFQPKNKDKVCIFYSASGSWTPYYCVGLLTADANANLLDPASWKKHPTPVFQQEPENEVFGPGGSSFVSSPDGKECYMLYHARQIPNDAPGAMDSRTPRLQKIEWDKDGMPILGIPDKTGTILPKPSGTKIAEK, encoded by the coding sequence ATGAAAAGCAAATTGTTATTACTAGCCGTACTTTTAATCATTATTTGTGCATCCTGTCAACCCAAGAAGAAAACAGAGCCGGAAAAGGAAGCCGTAACAGGAGCTACTTATACAAATCCGCTACGTGAAAGAGGAGCAGAGCCATGGGCTGTTTTTTATGAAGGAAAATATTATTATACGCAAGGCTCTGAAAGCAGAATCATGCTCTGGGAGACCAGTGACATTACAAATTTGAATGACAGTCTTAGAAAGCCGGTATGGATACCAACCGATCCAAGCAATTCCCATCACTTATGGGCCCCCGAAATGCATCGCATCAATAACAAATGGTATATTTACTTCGCAGCAGACGATGGTAATATGGACAATCACCAGATTTATGTGATTGAAAACGAGGCTGATATTCCTACAGAGGGTAAGTTTGTCATGAAAGGGCGCATACCGACCGACAAAGATAATAACTGGGCAATTCATGCGAGTACTTTCGAACACAACGGACAGCGTTACATGATTTGGTGCGGATGGCAAAAACGAAGAATTGACAGCGAGACACAATGTATTTACATCGCTTCGATGGAAAATCCGTGGACTCTTTCTTCCGACAGAGTTCTGATTTCCAAACCTGAATATGAATGGGAGTGTCAATGGGTGAATCCCGATGGCAGCAAAACAGCCTATCCGATCCATGTGAACGAAGCCCCTCATTTCTTTCAGCCGAAGAATAAAGATAAAGTATGCATTTTTTATTCCGCCAGCGGTAGCTGGACTCCCTATTATTGTGTAGGATTGCTAACAGCAGACGCCAATGCCAACCTGTTGGACCCTGCTTCCTGGAAGAAACATCCGACACCCGTATTTCAGCAGGAACCGGAGAATGAAGTTTTTGGCCCCGGCGGCAGTTCTTTCGTCTCTTCACCGGATGGAAAGGAATGTTATATGCTTTATCATGCCCGTCAGATACCGAATGATGCTCCGGGTGCAATGGACTCACGTACTCCCCGTTTACAAAAAATAGAGTGGGACAAAGATGGGATGCCTATACTGGGAATACCGGATAAAACCGGAACAATATTGCCCAAACCATCAGGAACAAAAATAGCTGAAAAATAA
- a CDS encoding glycoside hydrolase family 43 protein yields the protein MKLKHLILLSVICCSQSVFGQKANQQPKTSGNPVFPGWYADPEGIVFGDEYWIYPTYSAPYDEQTFMDAFSSKDLVNWTKHPKVLSKENISWFKRALWAPAVIHANDKYYIFFGANDIQSNNELGGIGVAVADNPAGPFKDALGKPLIDKFVNGAQPIDQFVYKDDDGQYYMYYGGWGHCNMVKLAPDLLSIVPFEDGTLYKEVTPEKYVEGPFMLKRNGKYYFMWSEGGWTGPDYCVAYAIADSPFGPFKREAKILQRDPNIGTGAGHHSVVKGPGEDEWYIIYHRHPLGETDGNARVTCVDRMYFDKDGKIKPIKMTFEGVKASPLK from the coding sequence ATGAAACTGAAGCACCTTATTCTTCTTAGTGTTATTTGCTGTTCCCAGTCTGTATTTGGACAAAAAGCCAATCAACAACCGAAGACGAGTGGCAATCCTGTATTTCCGGGATGGTATGCCGATCCGGAAGGAATTGTATTTGGGGATGAATACTGGATTTATCCTACGTATTCGGCGCCTTATGACGAACAGACTTTCATGGATGCCTTCTCATCTAAAGACCTGGTGAACTGGACAAAGCACCCGAAAGTGTTATCAAAAGAGAATATTAGTTGGTTTAAACGTGCTTTGTGGGCACCTGCCGTGATTCATGCGAATGATAAATATTATATATTTTTCGGTGCGAATGATATCCAAAGCAATAATGAACTGGGCGGTATTGGTGTAGCTGTGGCCGACAATCCTGCCGGACCATTTAAAGATGCGTTAGGCAAACCTCTGATTGATAAATTTGTAAATGGTGCGCAACCGATCGATCAGTTTGTTTACAAAGACGATGACGGACAGTATTATATGTATTATGGTGGCTGGGGACATTGTAATATGGTGAAACTGGCCCCGGACTTGTTGAGTATCGTACCGTTTGAAGATGGTACCCTTTATAAGGAAGTAACCCCCGAAAAATATGTAGAGGGACCTTTTATGTTGAAACGTAACGGAAAATACTATTTTATGTGGTCAGAAGGCGGTTGGACCGGACCGGATTATTGTGTTGCTTATGCCATTGCCGACTCACCGTTCGGACCCTTCAAAAGAGAAGCAAAAATATTACAGAGAGATCCCAATATTGGAACAGGTGCCGGCCATCATTCAGTTGTAAAAGGGCCGGGAGAGGACGAATGGTACATCATTTATCATCGCCATCCTTTGGGTGAAACGGATGGAAACGCTCGTGTGACCTGCGTTGACCGTATGTACTTTGATAAAGATGGAAAAATAAAACCCATAAAGATGACTTTCGAGGGAGTAAAGGCAAGCCCATTGAAGTAA
- a CDS encoding RNA polymerase sigma factor codes for MNPDIHTLSDSLLWKRFLEGDSSAYTQIYNRTVQDLFRFGLLYTSDKELIKDCIHDVFVKIHMNRAKLAPTDNIAAYLTVALKNTLFNALKKTTDSLSFDEIGEREETVDESPSTPETIYINNEQEKQVQATVHTMMSVLTDRQREIIYYRYIKEMSIDEISKVTDMNNQSVSNSIQRALGRIRDLFKRK; via the coding sequence ATGAACCCAGATATACACACTCTTTCCGACTCACTTTTGTGGAAAAGGTTTCTCGAGGGAGATTCGAGTGCGTATACCCAAATCTATAATCGAACGGTGCAAGATCTGTTTCGATTCGGACTATTATATACTTCAGACAAAGAATTAATTAAAGATTGCATACATGATGTGTTTGTGAAAATCCACATGAATCGTGCAAAGTTAGCCCCAACAGATAATATTGCAGCTTATTTGACGGTAGCGTTGAAAAACACTCTTTTTAATGCGCTAAAAAAAACAACAGATTCTCTTTCGTTTGATGAAATAGGTGAGAGAGAAGAGACGGTTGACGAATCCCCTTCCACTCCGGAAACTATATATATTAATAATGAACAGGAAAAACAAGTTCAGGCAACCGTGCATACTATGATGTCTGTATTGACGGACAGACAGCGTGAAATTATTTATTATCGATATATCAAAGAGATGAGTATCGATGAAATCAGTAAGGTGACAGACATGAATAATCAATCTGTTTCTAACTCTATTCAACGGGCTTTGGGACGTATCCGGGACTTATTTAAGAGAAAATAA